A window of Synchiropus splendidus isolate RoL2022-P1 chromosome 9, RoL_Sspl_1.0, whole genome shotgun sequence contains these coding sequences:
- the tet1 gene encoding methylcytosine dioxygenase TET3, giving the protein MPAKPPRKAAQRKKVQKVISTKNQKCNSSRPRGRPPTRLRQSPEASPPPKKPSARGQAQQGSSPRGRGAGRPNGRGPGRPPSRGNSSEKLRRHGSLEDPPERRKSLRGILSVSPVELPKTCRGGKSLRGGRGRGAASHQGSRKLLSNNNVPQDEEDQESSDENLTVSLKTEFDIPNLGLGVTNAKEQSPLKADLPPCEDTLDDCVRGSCDSTTTEPESKTDAAGVVQEEVFDLDDGKLSGPSETSGEEIAEEGDHESSGLNPGAGNDSNDSDKTINAEEVEESRICLEDEKPVPAKQEVEEVKEDKTDDVISPVPSPLHIPASHPTQRPHCHNTQSESQVKVLLVSNEATSSNTKAPNFSESPERHPGTHGAKPPSSESAPVLGNPSVARRMPVIIRSDSFKAQTDLWRPPKLESPNDLLSQDLASKSRTKDCRSSQETLDPLSQAYRPSKDVLIVDQEPIFNVISAPEQNPAPKISTPSLDTSSTFSCSSESTRSSLTLDTESENGEPSVSFPTGSSQLGEAGLTNCASLRPQKRERKKRNRCGTCKPCMRKVSCGQCSCCLNRRTGHQICKLRKCVELKRRRPSSELALAQVDAESGPVNGKDRTQMDDTHTAAEEDEGEDGHIPHPKASPIHRSVTDSPAPVRGGQHALIKRELGLQQTSDALHQHVCSSVNFQNGSTDNLRKSNGAIVTSGSHIDLQSAYQRTTMASGPQRTIITSIPKGQSENGPTTLADDTPVPLKRIKLEEPWLWDNGQTATQLSDDDEVCEDPLSTLAAVVCLSVTERKGLEEKLFSSRSSILCSIKTEQPDLHFVKKEREDSKRDLCEKGPAVHPQKTPHTIKREPPANVFLPSVQSLAERRNLSFDQAIAIEALTQLAAIPQGNQVPIKIESKREQPFSSKLTPQQEAKTTDPTRFNKVSVISSPRHQTSVICPPVGRQGNVIQRSPVTGPSGDRTPTRRPEPNFGSQYIKSEGSYEDPNGFRYNPDQKQLFCEDSQRVFSKVRRNRDEEEVAAQLADLAFIIQARQHSDNNPIQKSSPVSAIKYNHHLQVPLGQKKTPIKKAKTTPSKPRKKKTNEDNRRTPLSKRTAQGDQTHKGKGQKTLLQGKPGNPHKRNLFLPQAQIDLKRYMAEAQEKQRQYTQLFNPNNPMQTQNGSTFTVCAQGPPFSQGPLHQHPCNGHVVQPGQEAPSQVSHLNPTDAASPAMTNGFSSHHKSTPPTQQGYYKLERSGQITILSTSADGDRGHSAESTPSKSSINSFLESPMAFLDTPTKNLLNTPSKKLSDLPSCQCVDQIIEKEEGPYYTHLGAGPSVAAVRELMENRYGAKGKAVRLEVVIYTGKEGRSSQGCPIAKWVIRRGSEEEKLLCLVRQRPGHHCDTAVLVILILAWEGIPRPVADHLYRDLTETLYKYGSPTSRRCALNEDRTCACQGLDPDTCGASFSFGCSWSMYFNGCKFARSKVPRKFRLLGDYSEEEEKVERNLQSLATDLAPLYKSLAPEAFQNQVENEEAGGSCRLGWKEGRPFSGVTACVDFCAHAHKDTHNMNNGSTVVCTLTKEDNRAVRNIPEDEQLHVLPLYKICERDEFGQVEGQWAKIQSGALQVLSAFPREVRLLAEPVKSARKIRQEARLKAQAEKLEKKLGLAPLTPAKLKSETPNKADPQGLFNSYKVPPRPASTGKYPASTYSQSTSSYPTAGAGVTPQRDVLPSHHHSLAGLQYGQNGSAHVYKTEPFNGYLSAPSGNPSEHLPPHVAVGDYPRSFKTEPTEVHYSPQRRPSPNAPLPSSFSPRPTSEGLFSRLNGLHRVAGDGGPEVQGQSPLSSLPQLPEPEEVKQEEVWSDSEHNFLDHEIGGVAVAPSHGSILIECARRELHATTPILRPNRRHPTRISLVFYQHKSLNEPGHGMAMWDAKMAKRERDKEEEAERLRMENGQGTGENGKGGEKEQETGEEEEQVRMTNVPTRQAWTLSRDGVITASPYALTQVTGPYNRWA; this is encoded by the exons atgCCCGCCAAGCCACCCAGGAAAGCTGCTCAGAGAAAGAAAGTGCAGAAAGTGATCAGTACCAAAAACCAAAAGTGCAATTCGAGTAGACCTAGAGGACGACCTCCAACAAGACTCCGGCAGTCACCAGAGGCGTCGCCGCCACCTAAAAAGCCCTCAGCTCGAGGTCAGGCTCAGCAAGGAAGCAGccccagaggaagaggagccggTAGGCCCAATGGCCGGGGCCCAGGAAGACCTCCAAGTCGAGGTAACAGTAGTGAAAAGCTTAGACGACATGGCTCGCTCGAGGACCCCCCTGAGCGAAGGAAGTCCCTGCGAGGcatcctgtctgtctctcccgtAGAATTGCCCAAAACTTGCAGAGGAGGGAAAAGCTTGAGGGGGGGCCGAGGCAGAGGAGCGGCATCACACCAAGGTAGCAGGAAACTCCTCAGCAATAACAACGTTCCACAAGACGAGGAGGATCAAGAATCGTCTGATGAAAACCTCACAGTTTCCCTCAAAACTGAGTTTGACATCCCAAATCTGGGTCTTGGAGTCACTAATGCAAAGGAGCAAAGCCCACTCAAAGCTGATCtgcctccttgtgaggacacacTGGATGACTGTGTGCGGGGCAGCTGCGACAGCACCACGACGGAGCCTGAGAGTAAAACTGATGCTGCTGGTGTGGTGCAGGAGGAGGTCTTCGACCTCGATGATGGAAAGCTCTCAGGGCCCTCCGAAACAAGCGGGGAGGAAAtcgctgaggaaggtgatcatGAAAGCAGCGGTCTAAATCCAGGGGCTGGAAATGATTCCAATGATTCGGATAAAACGATCAACGccgaggaagtggaggagagcaggatCTGTTTGGAGGATGAGAAGCCTGTTCCAGCGAAGCAGGAGgtagaggaggtgaaggaggataagactgatgatgtcatcagtcctGTTCCCTCCCCGCTTCACATTCCTGCCTCCCATCCTACGCAGCGCCCACACTGTCACAACACACAGTCAGAATCCCAAGTAAAGGTGCTACTAGTCTCAAACGAAGCTACCTCAAGTAACACCAAAGCTCCTAACTTCTCAGAGTCTCCAGAAAGGCACCCTGGCACCCATGGCGCTAAACCACCATCATCCGAGTCCGCTCCAGTACTGGGGAATCCCTCTGTGGCGAGACGTATGCCGGTTATCATACGAAGTGATAGCTTCAAAGCTCAGACTGATCTGTGGCGACCGCCCAAACTAGAGAGCCCCAACGACCTTCTTTCACAAGATCTCGCATCAAAGAGTCGGACCAAAGACTGTCGCTCTTCTCAAGAGACGTTGGACCCACTTTCACAAGCTTATCGGCCAAGCAAAGATGTTCTTATAGTGGACCAAGAGCCAATTTTTAACGTCATTTCAGCCCCCGAGCAGAATCCAGCACCAAAGATATCGACCCCTTCACTGGATACCAGCTCCActttctcctgcagctcagagAGCACTCGCTCTTCTCTTACTTTGGACACCGAATCTGAGAACGGGGAGCCCAGTGTCTCCTTCCCCACTGGATCTTCGCAGCTCGGCGAAGCTGGATTAACCAACTGTGCGAGTCTGAGACCGCAGAAAAGGGAAAGGAAGAAGCGCAACAGGTGTGGGACGTGCAAGCCATGTATGAGAAAGGTTAGCTGTGGTcagtgcagctgctgcctcaatCGCAGAACCGGCCACCAAATCTGCAAACTGAGGAAGTGTGTAGAGCTGAAGAGGAGAAgaccttcttctgagctggctCTTGCACAG GTGGATGCTGAAAGTGGGCCAGTAAATGGCAAAGACAGGACCCAGATGGATGACACCCACACGGCAGCAGAGGAGGACGAGGGGGAGGATGGCCACATACCTCATCCAAAAGCATCCCCCATCCACCGCTCCGTCACAGACAGCCCGGCCCCTGTGCGAGGCGGGCAGCATGCTCTTATTAAAAGAGAGCTTGGGCTGCAGCAAACCAGTGATGCACTTCACCAACACGTGTGCTCTTCGGTGAACTTTCAGAATGGTTCCACTGACAACTTGAGAAAATCTAATGGTGCTATTGTGACCAGCGGGTCACACATTGATCTGCAGTCTGCATATCAAAGGACTACTATGGCATCAGGGCCTCAGAGGACTATAATAACTTCCATCCCGAAGGGCCAGTCTGAAAATGGACCCACAACACTTGCAGATGACACACCAGTTCCACTTAAAAGGATCAAGCTTGAGGAGCCCTGGTTGTGGGACAATGGACAGACGGCCACACAGCTGAGTGACGATGACGAGGTCTGTGAAGACCCGCTGTCAACGCTGGCAGCTGTGGTGTGTCTTTCTGTCACCGAGAGAAAAGGACTTGAGGAGAAACTTTTCAGCTCACGATCGTCAATTCTTTGCTCCATAAAAACTGAACAACCAGATTTGCACTTTGTCAAGAAGGAGCGCGAAGATTCGAAGAGGGATTTGTGTGAGAAAGGCCCCGCTGTCCACCCACAAAAGACTCCCCACACTATCAAAAGGGAACCACCTGCAAATGTCTTTTTACCAAGTGTGCAGTCGTTGGCTGAGAGAAGGAATCTTAGTTTTGATCAGGCTATTGCGATTGAGGCCTTAACTCAACTGGCAGCTATACCTCAAGGAAACCAAGTGCCCATTAAAATCGAAAGTAAGCGTGAGCAGCCCTTTTCATCAAAGCTTACACCCCAACAAGAAGCCAAAACCACAGACCCCACTCGCTTCAACAAAGTCTCCGTCATCAGCTCCCCGCGTCACCAGACATCGGTGATCTGCCCTCCTGTGGGCAGACAAGGCAATGTCATCCAGCGTTCCCCGGTGACTGGGCCCAGCGGCGACAGGACACCAACCAGGAGGCCGGAGCCAAACTTTGGATCTCAGTACATCAAATCAGAGGGCAGCTACGAAGATCCAAATGGATTTAGATACAACCCCGATCAGAAGCAGCTCTTTTGTGAGGACAGCCAGCGGGTTTTTAGTAAAGTGAGGAGAAACCGGGATGAAGAAGAGGTGGCAGCGCAGTTGGCCGACCTGGCTTTCATAATCCAGGCTCGACAGCATTCAGACAACAATCCAATCCAAAAATCCTCACCTGTCTCGGCCATCAAATACAACCATCATTTACAAGTGCCCCTCGGTCAGAAGAAGACCCCAATAAAGAAAGCAAAAACGACCCCTTCCAAGCCcagaaagaagaagacaaatgaGGACAACCGCAGGACCCCACTTTCAAAGCGCACAGCACAAGGAGACCAGACCCATAAGGGTAAAGGTCAGAAGACCCTGCTTCAAGGGAAACCAGGGAATCCCCACAAAAGAAACTTATTTTTACCTCAGGCCCAGATCGACCTGAAGAGATACATGGCAGAAGCTCAGGAGAAACAGCGGCAATACACGCAGCTCTTTAACCCAAACAATCCCATGCAGACTCAAAATGGCAGCACTTTTACAGTCTGTGCACAGGGACCGCCCTTTTCCCAGGGGCCACTCCACCAGCACCCGTGCAACGGTCACGTCGTCCAACCGGGACAGGAAGCGCCGTCCCAGGTGTCTCATCTCAACCCCACCGACGCCGCCTCGCCTGCCATGACCAACGGATTCTCATCGCACCACAAGTCTACTCCTCCGACTCAGCAAGGCTACTACAAACTGGAGAGGTCAGGGCAGATCACCATCCTATCCACGTCGGCTGATGGCGACCGGGGCCACTCAGCAGAGTCCACCCCATCTAAGAGCAGCATTAACAGCTTTTTGGAGTCGCCAATGGCTTTTCTGGACACGCCTACGAAGAATCTGCTGAACACGCCCTCCAAAAAATTGTCTGACCTTCCATCCTGTCAGTGTGTCG ACCAGATCATTGAAAAGGAGGAAGGCCCGTACTACACTCACCTTGGAGCAGGACCAAGCGTCGCTGCAGTCAGGGAGCTGATGGAAAACAG ATATGGTGCCAAAGGAAAAGCCGTCCGACTGGAGGTTGTGATTTACACTGGAAAAGAAGGACGGAGCTCCCAGGGCTGCCCGATAGCTAAATGG GTGATCCGGCGaggcagcgaggaggagaagctcCTGTGTTTGGTCCGTCAGAGGCCGGGGCACCACTGTGACACTGCTGTCTTGGTCATCCTCATCCTGGCCTGGGAGGGGATCCCGCGGCCGGTGGCTGATCATCTCTACCGGGATCTCACTGAGACCCTGTATAAATACGGCTCCCCCACCAGCCGCCGCTGCGCCCTCAACGAAGA TCGTACGTGTGCGTGTCAAGGACTGGACCCCGACACCTGTGGGGCTTCATTTTCCTTCGGCTGCTCCTGGAGTATGTACTTCAACGGTTGCAAGTTTGCTCGCAGCAAAGTGCCCCGAAAGTTCCGCCTGCTTGGAGATTACTCTGAGGAG GAGGAGAAAGTGGAGCGCAACCTTCAAAGTCTGGCCACTGACCTTGCCCCGCTCTACAAGAGTTTGGCACCTGAGGCTTTTCAGAACCAG GTGGAGAATGAGGAGGCAGGTGGAAGCTGTCGGCTGGGATGGAAGGAGGGCCGCCCGTTTTCTGGAGTCACAGCGTGTGTGGACTTCTGCGCTCACGCTCACAAGGatactcacaacatgaacaacGGCAGCACTGTG GTTTGCACTTTAACCAAGGAGGACAACCGTGCGGTCCGAAATATACCAGAGGACGAGCAGCTCCACGTTCTTCCACTGTACAAGATCTGTGAGAGGGATGAGTTTGGCCAGGTTGAGGGCCAGTGGGCCAAAATCCAGAGTGGAGCGTTGCAGGTTCTATCTGCGTTTCCACGAGAG GTCCGTCTTCTGGCCGAACCAGTCAAATCTGCTCGCAAGATCAGACAGGAAGCTCGGCTGAAAGCTCAGgcagagaagctggagaagaagcTCGGCCTGGCTCCCCTCACGCCTGCGAAACTGAAGAGTGAAACCCCAAACAAAGCTG ATCCACAGGGCTTGTTCAACTCCTACAAAGTACCACCACGACCAGCCAGCACTGGAAAGTACCCAGCAAGCACTTACAGCCAGAGCACCAGCAGCTATCCCACCGCGGGTGCCGGGGTCACCCCACAGAGGGACGTCCTCCCCTCGCACCACCACAGTCTGGCCGGCCTCCAGTACGGTCAGAACGGCTCAGCACACGTTTATAAGACTGAGCCCTTCAATGGTTATTTATCAGCACCCAGTGGGAACCCATCAGAACATTTACCTCCACACGTGGCCGTTGGGGACTACCCACGTTCTTTCAAAACTGAGCCTACCGAGGTGCACTACTCTCCACAGCGGAGACCCTCCCCAaatgctcctcttccctcctccttTTCCCCCAGGCCCACTTCTGAGGGCCTTTTCAGCAGGCTCAACGGACTCCACAGGGTTGCTGGAGATGGCGGGCCAGAGGTCCAAGGCCAGAGTCCGCTCTCATCCCTCCCTCAATTACCTGAACCAGAGGAGGTCAAGCAGGAGGAGGTTTGGTCTGACAGCGAGCACAACTTCTTGGACCACGAAATCGGAGGGGTGGCTGTGGCGCCGTCGCACGGTTCGATCCTGATAGAGTGCGCGCGGCGGGAGCTGCACGCCACCACCCCCATCCTCAGGCCCAACCGCCGACATCCCACGCGCATCTCCCTGGTCTTCTACCAGCACAAGTCCCTGAACGAGCCAGGACACGGGATGGCGATGTGGG
- the slc25a16 gene encoding graves disease carrier protein isoform X1, giving the protein MSSEAAVSSISSAPAQTDYYWLRSFLAGGVAGCCAKTTIAPLDRVKILLQAQNPHYKHLGVFSTLKAVPKKEGYLGLYKGNGAMMVRIFPYGAIQFMAFDNYKKVLSKRLGISGHIHRLMAGSMAGMTAVICTYPLDMVRARLAFQVTGEHRYSGIANAFHTIYLKEGGLKGFYRGLTPTLIGMAPYAGFSFFTFGTLKSLGLKHFPENLGRPSSDNPDVLVLKTYVNLLCGGVAGAIAQTISYPLDVARRRMQLGAILPDSEKCVSLSKTLAYVYKEYGVKKGLYRGLSLNYIRCVPSQAVAFTTYEFMKQVLHLN; this is encoded by the exons ATGTCCTCGGAGGCTGCGGTCTCCTCCATCAGCAGCGCCCCGGCCCAGACGGACTACTACTGGCTGCGATCCTTCCTAGCTGGAG GTGTGGCAGGATGCTGTGCCAAGACTACGATTGCTCCTCTGGACCGGGTCAAGATCCTCCTCCAGGCCCAAAACCCGCATTACAAACACCTTG gtGTTTTTTCCACTCTAAAAGCTGTGCCAAAGAAAGAAGGCTACCTCGGCCTGTATAAAGGCAATGGTGCTATGATGGTTCGGATATTCCCCTATGGAGCCATCCAGTTCATGGCCTTTGACAACTATAAAAAG GTGTTAAGTAAACGTTTGGGAATCTCGGGACACATCCACCGACTAATGGCAGGATCTATGGCAG GCATGACTGCCGTGATTTGCACCTACCCTCTGGACATGGTCCGAGCCCGGCTGGCCTTCCAGGTGACAGGGGAGCACCGCTACAGCGGCATCGCTAACGCCTTCCACACCATCTATCTGAAA GAGGGAGGACTCAAGGGGTTCTACAGAGGACTGACTCCCACTCTCATTGGAATGGCACCTTACGCAG gcttttcttttttcaccttTGGAACACTCAAAAGCCTTGGCTTGAAGCATTTCCCGGAAAATCTGGGTCGCCCCTCCTCTGACAACCCTGACGTTCTTGTCCTTAAAACCTACGTCAACTTGCTTTGTGGAGGGGTTGCAGGTGCCATCGCCCAGACCATATC GTATCCCTTGGACGTCGCTCGGAGGAGGATGCAGCTGGGAGCCATTCTGCCAGACTCTGAGAAGTGTGT GTCCCTGAGCAAGACCCTGGCATATGTTTACAAAGAGTACGGTGTCAAAAAGGGACTGTACCGCGGCCTCTCTCTGAACTACATTCGCTGTGTGCCCTCTCAAGCTGTGGCCTTCACCACCTACGAGTTCATGAAGCAGGTGCTCCACCTCAACTAG
- the slc25a16 gene encoding graves disease carrier protein isoform X2, with protein MMVRIFPYGAIQFMAFDNYKKVLSKRLGISGHIHRLMAGSMAGMTAVICTYPLDMVRARLAFQVTGEHRYSGIANAFHTIYLKEGGLKGFYRGLTPTLIGMAPYAGFSFFTFGTLKSLGLKHFPENLGRPSSDNPDVLVLKTYVNLLCGGVAGAIAQTISYPLDVARRRMQLGAILPDSEKCVSLSKTLAYVYKEYGVKKGLYRGLSLNYIRCVPSQAVAFTTYEFMKQVLHLN; from the exons ATGATGGTTCGGATATTCCCCTATGGAGCCATCCAGTTCATGGCCTTTGACAACTATAAAAAG GTGTTAAGTAAACGTTTGGGAATCTCGGGACACATCCACCGACTAATGGCAGGATCTATGGCAG GCATGACTGCCGTGATTTGCACCTACCCTCTGGACATGGTCCGAGCCCGGCTGGCCTTCCAGGTGACAGGGGAGCACCGCTACAGCGGCATCGCTAACGCCTTCCACACCATCTATCTGAAA GAGGGAGGACTCAAGGGGTTCTACAGAGGACTGACTCCCACTCTCATTGGAATGGCACCTTACGCAG gcttttcttttttcaccttTGGAACACTCAAAAGCCTTGGCTTGAAGCATTTCCCGGAAAATCTGGGTCGCCCCTCCTCTGACAACCCTGACGTTCTTGTCCTTAAAACCTACGTCAACTTGCTTTGTGGAGGGGTTGCAGGTGCCATCGCCCAGACCATATC GTATCCCTTGGACGTCGCTCGGAGGAGGATGCAGCTGGGAGCCATTCTGCCAGACTCTGAGAAGTGTGT GTCCCTGAGCAAGACCCTGGCATATGTTTACAAAGAGTACGGTGTCAAAAAGGGACTGTACCGCGGCCTCTCTCTGAACTACATTCGCTGTGTGCCCTCTCAAGCTGTGGCCTTCACCACCTACGAGTTCATGAAGCAGGTGCTCCACCTCAACTAG